One genomic region from Pseudomonas hormoni encodes:
- a CDS encoding glycine betaine ABC transporter substrate-binding protein — translation MGKLWNRAVAASALFGLLAGVNPVMAKDKVVIGELNWTGAIAIQHILGEVIKTRLDGDVSYLAGDVPVLLAAAAKGDGSVDVVSDIWLPNQSAAWAKYVAGGTKSLVANKHPYIGVQGFYIPGYIQDKYNVHSVYDLKKPEVAKLFEPLGGGKSQLLVGPAGWESSYIGEIKAKDYGFSDKFESVSTEASVTYAKLAAAYQREKGVVFYAYTPDWIFSAFDLRRLDEPAFDGYAQDNKKDDPLYKVDGCWKFISPTVDADWLSKSKITCAFPDAKIYVLASSTLQKRAPRIASFLENVAIDPNVINDLILKIEKDKQPADVVARTWVIANPDIVDRWLVPSAEKVSSAQ, via the coding sequence ATGGGTAAATTGTGGAATCGTGCCGTCGCTGCGTCGGCGTTGTTCGGTCTGTTGGCGGGCGTCAACCCTGTCATGGCCAAAGACAAAGTAGTGATCGGCGAACTGAATTGGACAGGCGCCATCGCGATTCAACACATCCTTGGCGAAGTGATAAAAACTCGCTTGGACGGTGATGTTTCTTACTTGGCGGGTGATGTGCCGGTGTTGTTGGCAGCCGCGGCGAAAGGTGATGGTTCAGTCGACGTGGTCAGCGACATCTGGTTGCCCAATCAGTCGGCAGCGTGGGCAAAGTACGTCGCGGGCGGCACGAAATCACTGGTGGCGAACAAACACCCTTACATCGGCGTACAGGGGTTTTATATTCCCGGTTACATTCAGGATAAATACAACGTCCACTCCGTCTACGACTTGAAGAAACCGGAAGTGGCTAAACTGTTTGAACCGCTGGGCGGTGGAAAGTCGCAATTGCTGGTTGGGCCGGCCGGTTGGGAGTCGAGTTACATCGGTGAAATCAAGGCCAAGGATTATGGTTTTTCCGACAAATTTGAATCGGTGTCCACCGAAGCTTCGGTGACCTATGCCAAGTTGGCCGCTGCTTATCAGAGAGAGAAAGGTGTGGTGTTTTATGCCTACACCCCAGACTGGATTTTTTCCGCTTTCGATCTTCGTCGCCTCGATGAACCTGCGTTCGATGGCTACGCCCAGGACAACAAAAAAGACGATCCTCTCTATAAGGTCGATGGTTGCTGGAAATTTATCAGTCCGACCGTCGATGCTGACTGGCTGAGCAAAAGCAAAATCACCTGCGCGTTTCCTGATGCGAAGATTTATGTACTCGCCTCCAGCACATTGCAAAAGCGTGCACCTCGTATCGCCAGCTTTCTGGAAAACGTTGCCATTGATCCCAACGTCATCAATGATTTGATTCTGAAAATCGAAAAAGACAAACAGCCGGCCGATGTGGTGGCAAGAACCTGGGTCATCGCCAACCCGGACATTGTTGATCGCTGGTTGGTCCCGTCCGCGGAAAAAGTCAGTTCCGCTCAATAA
- the msrA gene encoding peptide-methionine (S)-S-oxide reductase MsrA: MSQLEQATLGAGCFWGAEAAIRALEGVIDTRVGYASAPDEAQLKIEVVQVDFDPATLSYSGLIEHFWALHDPTSVDRQGADAGVKYRSAIFFQSAQQHTLASHAKQQLEASGRYSRPVVTHLLALGTFELADEEQQRYLEKHGKTSCAL, from the coding sequence ATGAGTCAGCTTGAACAAGCCACGTTGGGTGCAGGGTGTTTCTGGGGCGCCGAAGCGGCAATTCGGGCGCTGGAGGGGGTGATCGATACTCGGGTTGGATACGCCTCTGCACCCGATGAAGCCCAACTGAAAATCGAAGTCGTACAGGTGGATTTCGACCCTGCCACGTTGTCGTATTCGGGTTTGATCGAACATTTCTGGGCGCTGCATGATCCGACGTCAGTGGACCGCCAAGGCGCTGATGCCGGCGTCAAATACCGCTCGGCGATTTTCTTTCAATCAGCGCAGCAACACACGTTGGCCAGCCATGCCAAACAGCAGCTGGAAGCGTCGGGCCGCTACAGCAGGCCTGTTGTCACCCACTTGCTGGCGTTGGGTACGTTCGAACTGGCCGATGAAGAGCAACAGCGTTATCTGGAAAAGCATGGCAAAACCAGCTGCGCGCTCTAG
- a CDS encoding sigma-70 family RNA polymerase sigma factor, translating into MSDAAMPKEQTLHDLYRDHRGWLESWLRRRMGNGCDAADLSQDTFLRLLASSQRIADLQEPRAYLLTVGKRLLSNFYQRRSLEQAYVAALASMPDECAPSPEQRWLLLETLQALDELLDGLPRAVRRAFLWSQLEGLNYQQIAERLEVSERTIKRYMAQAYEHCLLVDL; encoded by the coding sequence ATGAGTGATGCAGCGATGCCGAAGGAGCAAACCCTTCACGACCTGTACCGCGATCACCGTGGCTGGCTTGAAAGCTGGTTGAGAAGACGCATGGGCAACGGTTGTGATGCGGCGGACCTGAGCCAGGATACGTTCCTGCGTTTGCTTGCCAGCTCCCAGCGGATCGCCGACCTGCAAGAACCCCGTGCCTATCTGCTGACCGTGGGCAAACGCCTGCTGAGCAATTTCTACCAGCGTCGCAGTCTGGAGCAGGCCTATGTGGCTGCGTTGGCGTCGATGCCCGACGAGTGTGCGCCATCACCCGAACAGCGCTGGCTGCTGCTGGAAACCCTGCAAGCACTGGATGAGCTGCTCGACGGACTGCCGAGGGCAGTGCGACGGGCGTTTCTCTGGAGTCAGCTCGAAGGCTTGAACTACCAGCAAATCGCCGAGCGCCTGGAGGTGTCCGAGCGCACGATCAAACGCTACATGGCGCAAGCCTACGAGCATTGCCTGTTGGTGGACCTGTGA
- a CDS encoding FecR domain-containing protein, protein MNSQASDARQAVRAAAQWLALLESGGANEQDRANLQRWLDTCATHDQAWQKAQALRQRFADLPSGLALSSLDRPDPARRVVLKRALGAVALVPTAWLLSRQLPLDVWSADLHTATGERKKVQLADGSSLQLNTASAVDVDLQSRRVKLIEGELSLKVPGTTPLTIQTKFGNVIVSQSEVCVRQHAQGCRVSVFNGSVQLQPLQGPALAVRGGQQVSLQAVGAGAITPFDALAPGWREGVLMAKNQPLGDFLRELGTYRPGVLRWEPELETLRVTGSFLLDDTDRVLALLAASLPLEVHSRTRYWVTLLPRKNSV, encoded by the coding sequence GTGAACAGTCAAGCATCCGATGCCCGTCAGGCGGTCCGTGCGGCGGCGCAGTGGCTTGCGTTGCTGGAATCGGGCGGCGCCAATGAACAGGACCGAGCGAATTTGCAGCGTTGGCTTGATACCTGTGCCACTCACGATCAGGCCTGGCAGAAGGCGCAAGCCTTGCGTCAGCGTTTCGCCGATCTGCCTTCAGGGTTGGCGTTGAGCAGTCTGGATCGTCCTGATCCGGCGCGGCGCGTGGTGCTCAAGCGCGCATTGGGCGCCGTGGCGTTGGTGCCGACGGCCTGGCTGCTCAGTCGACAATTGCCGCTGGATGTCTGGAGTGCCGACCTGCACACGGCCACTGGCGAGCGCAAAAAAGTGCAGCTCGCCGATGGCAGTTCCTTGCAACTCAACACCGCCAGCGCCGTCGATGTGGATTTGCAGAGCCGCCGCGTGAAATTGATCGAGGGCGAACTGTCGCTGAAGGTTCCGGGTACTACGCCGCTGACGATCCAGACGAAGTTCGGAAATGTAATCGTCAGTCAAAGCGAAGTCTGCGTTCGCCAGCACGCGCAAGGCTGTCGAGTGTCGGTGTTCAACGGTTCCGTGCAGTTGCAGCCCTTGCAGGGGCCCGCGCTGGCAGTGCGCGGCGGTCAGCAGGTCAGCCTGCAAGCGGTAGGTGCCGGAGCGATCACGCCATTCGATGCGCTGGCTCCAGGTTGGCGCGAAGGTGTGCTGATGGCGAAGAACCAGCCGCTGGGCGATTTCCTCCGCGAACTCGGCACTTACCGACCGGGCGTTCTGCGCTGGGAGCCGGAGCTGGAAACACTGCGCGTCACCGGCAGTTTCCTGCTGGACGACACTGATCGCGTCCTCGCGCTGCTCGCGGCCAGCCTGCCGCTGGAGGTGCATTCCCGAACCCGTTACTGGGTCACGTTGCTGCCGCGCAAAAATAGTGTGTGA